A stretch of DNA from bacterium:
GAAGAATCCACCCCGCCTGGGTGGGCTCCACCTCGCGGCCGAGGCGATCGAAAAGCCGCACCCCCAACTCCTTCTCGAGGGACTTGATGTGGCCGCTCGCCGTCGGCTGGGTCAGGCCCAGGCTCTTGGCCGCCCGCGAAAAGCTTTTTTCATCCACAATTTTCTGGAATATTTCGAGCTGGCGAATGTCCATCGGGGCCGCCTCGTTCCGCACATTCCTATCTATCGT
This window harbors:
- a CDS encoding LysR family transcriptional regulator encodes the protein MDIRQLEIFQKIVDEKSFSRAAKSLGLTQPTASGHIKSLEKELGVRLFDRLGREVEPTQAGWIL